CCATAGCCTTTTTTAATATTTCATTTTCCTCCTTAATCTTTGCTATTTCTTTTTTAAGTGCTAATACTTCCTTTGCACTTATTTCCTCATTTTCATCTATTTTTATCTTTTTATTACTATTCACCCAGCTTTTAATTGTAGATTTTGCAATGCCATATTCGCTATTGAGTTCTGCTAAACTCATTCCTGATTCATATAATTCTATTATTGTATTTTTAAAATCTTCTGTATATCTATTACCTTTTCCCATAATATAGACACTTCCTTTCTCACTAATATATTTTATCATATTAGTTCGACTTAATGTGTCTATACTTTTATACTAACATCAGACTGTGTTTAATTGTTTTTTTGCCATTTCTTCACTACCCATACAAATGATAAAAAGTCCGAGGGTTTTAGTTAAAAGTTCATCTTCTTTTTCTTTGCAAAAATTTATTATTTCCTTTTGAATCTGGCCAATATATATGGAACCACCAATTATAATTTTATCATATTTTTGGATAGTTGGTATCCCATCTTTAATATTATGAACCTCTACCTCTCCTATAAGTTTTCTTTCTAATTGTTTTACACATTTTTCTGTACTCCCATACTTTGTCCCGTAAATGATTAAAGTTTTCACTTATTTTTCCCCTTTTCGTAGTTCTTTCTTAAACCTGTTTAATTTTTTTTAAAATTAAACAGTTATCAAATTATAACATTTTAATCAAGAGGATACTATAACTAAAATATTTTTTTTTTTTTTACGGAAATACTAATTACTGAAAGAAATAAAATAATAAAGGAGGGAAAAAAGTGAAAGTGAATAAAAGTATAGCTTGTTCTGTCAATGAATGTAAATACCATGCAAAAAATGAATCTTATTGTAGTTTAGACCACATCAATATTGTTAAACATGAAGCAAGGGCAAGGAATCAAGAAGCTACAGATTGTGGCAGCTTTGAAACTGAATAGTTAAATTAGATTGAAACTAGACTGTTAATTAAATCAGTAAGGCTAAATTAACAGTCTAGTTTTTTTAATAAAATGAATTTGTTGACGAACTAAAATATCTATGATATATTAAAGGCAATTAGGCAACCGTTTGCACAATTGCCTTTAATGTCAATTCAATAAGTTTTTCACATCCTAAGATGAGTTGACAGTTATAATCAAGATCTTAGGGAGGTATTTTTAATGAAAAACAAAGAGGTATTATTAGAGAGAATGGAGAGGTATGCTCTCACTACTTTTGGTAAAAGGGTTGATGATTTAAATAACAACGAAAAGTATGTTGTATTAGCAAAAGCCCTAATGGAAGAAATTGTTCCCCAATGGCTTAAGTCCCAGGAAAAATTTGCAGGTAAAAAACAAGCATATTACTTATCAGCAGAATTTTTGATGGGAAGGGCTTTGACCAATAACTTGATCAACATGCAAAGGAAAAAAGAAGTAGAAGAGTTATTGGCAGAATTAGGGGTTGATTACAATCAAATTGAAGATGCTGAAGAAGATGCTGCATTAGGAAATGGTGGTTTAGGAAGATTAGCTGCTTGTTTTTTAGATTCTGCTGCCACTTTAGACTATCCTTTACATGGTTATGGTATAAGGTATCAGTACGGAATATTTAAGCAAAAATTCATTGACGGCTTCCAAGTGGAAGAAGGGGATAACTGGCTAGAATATGGTGAACCTTGGTCTATCAGAAAAGGGTTAGAATCTGTCATTGTATCCTTTGCCGATGGTGATGTAAAAGCTGTTCCTTACGATACCCCTGTTATCGGCTATGGACAAAAAACCATTAATACATTGAGGTTATGGCAAGCAGAAGCAGTAAAGGAATTTGATTTTCAGGCTTTTAATGAACAGGAATATGACTTAGCAGTTAAAGCTAAAAATGATGCAGAAAACATATCAAAAGTCCTTTACCCTAATGATTCCACCGATGAAGGAAAATTACTCCGTTTAAAACAACAGTATTTCTTTGTCTCTGCCTCTTTACAGGATTTAGTAAGGAAACATAAGGCTAAATACAACACCTTGGAAAATTTCCATAAATTACACGCAATTCAATTAAATGATACCCATCCTGCAGTAGCAATCCCTGAAATGATGAGGATTTTAACAAAAGTTGAGGGTTTAGAGTGGAGTAAAGCTTGGGAAATTGTTGTTAACACCTTTGCTTATACCAACCACACTTTGTTAGCGGAAGCTTTGGAACAATGGTCTATTAAACTTTACAAAAAGTTATTGCCAGAAATATATACTATAATTGAAAAGATCGATGGACAGCTTAAAAAGGAACTTCTAGCAAAAGGAGTAGAAGCTAAGGAACTAGATAAATATGCCATTATTCATAATGGAAATATTAAAATGGCTTGGTTATCTATTTATGGTACTAAATCTACCAACGGTGTGGCTCAGCTTCATACCAATCTTTTAATAAATCAAGAGTTAAACCACTGGTATAAAATTTATCCCGAAAGATTTAACAACAAAACTAATGGTATTACCCAAAGAAGATGGTTATTACAAAGTAATCCCGAATTATCCAACTTCATAACAGAACTTTTAGGTTCCGATGCTTGGATTACCAATCTCACTGAACTGAAAAAATTAGAAAAATTTGCCGATGACCAAAGTGTTTTGCAAAGGTTTATGGAAATTAAGAAGATGAAAAAAGAGCAGTTGGCAGCTTACATTAAAAGGGTAGAAGGTATAGATATAGATACAAATTCAATATTTGATATTCAAATTAAAAGATTACATGAGTATAAAAGACAGCTCCTTAAAGCATTCTATATTTTAGATTTATACTATAGATTAAAGGAAAATCCTGATTTAGATATCATCCCGAGAACTTTTATCTTTGG
This region of Anaerobranca californiensis DSM 14826 genomic DNA includes:
- a CDS encoding transposase, producing the protein MGKGNRYTEDFKNTIIELYESGMSLAELNSEYGIAKSTIKSWVNSNKKIKIDENEEISAKEVLALKKEIAKIKEENEILKKAM
- a CDS encoding flavodoxin domain-containing protein; protein product: MKTLIIYGTKYGSTEKCVKQLERKLIGEVEVHNIKDGIPTIQKYDKIIIGGSIYIGQIQKEIINFCKEKEDELLTKTLGLFIICMGSEEMAKKQLNTV
- a CDS encoding glycogen/starch/alpha-glucan phosphorylase, whose translation is MKNKEVLLERMERYALTTFGKRVDDLNNNEKYVVLAKALMEEIVPQWLKSQEKFAGKKQAYYLSAEFLMGRALTNNLINMQRKKEVEELLAELGVDYNQIEDAEEDAALGNGGLGRLAACFLDSAATLDYPLHGYGIRYQYGIFKQKFIDGFQVEEGDNWLEYGEPWSIRKGLESVIVSFADGDVKAVPYDTPVIGYGQKTINTLRLWQAEAVKEFDFQAFNEQEYDLAVKAKNDAENISKVLYPNDSTDEGKLLRLKQQYFFVSASLQDLVRKHKAKYNTLENFHKLHAIQLNDTHPAVAIPEMMRILTKVEGLEWSKAWEIVVNTFAYTNHTLLAEALEQWSIKLYKKLLPEIYTIIEKIDGQLKKELLAKGVEAKELDKYAIIHNGNIKMAWLSIYGTKSTNGVAQLHTNLLINQELNHWYKIYPERFNNKTNGITQRRWLLQSNPELSNFITELLGSDAWITNLTELKKLEKFADDQSVLQRFMEIKKMKKEQLAAYIKRVEGIDIDTNSIFDIQIKRLHEYKRQLLKAFYILDLYYRLKENPDLDIIPRTFIFGAKAAPGYFRAKGIIKFINEIAKLVNNDKEISGKIKVVFVQNYRVSYAEKLFPAADVSEQISTAGKEASGTGNMKFMLNGAPTIGTYDGANVEIVEEAGEENNFIFGLRVEDIAALKDYNPKEEYKKIKGLQRVVDSLVDGTFDDGKTGMFKELHDALLIGASWHKPDHYYVIKDFESYREAQQRVNDAYKDRLGWARKCWINLANSGKFSSDRTIDQYAKEIWEIEKA
- a CDS encoding DUF1540 domain-containing protein; this encodes MKVNKSIACSVNECKYHAKNESYCSLDHINIVKHEARARNQEATDCGSFETE